From Cyanobacteria bacterium QS_8_64_29:
CCTGCCGCAACCGGGACCTGCTGCAGCTGCCGCAGGTGATCGCGCACGATGGCCTCAACAGCCTCAGCATGCTCGAGCGGCAGCAGCGTGCAGATGGCAATCAGGCTGGAGTCGCGCTGGAGCGAGAACTCGCAGCCGATATCCTGTACTAGCTGCTTTTGCTCGCGCAGCTCCTGAACCAAGCGCGACGAGCGCCCCTCGCCCAAAAGCGCTGACAGCACATCCAGGCCCACAGCATCGTCCAGGCAATCGGTGCCGGGGCCGCGCCAGCCCATGAGCAAGCGGGCTTGCTCGATGCGCGAGGAGCGAATTTGCTGGCGGCGGATGGTGGCAAGCGGCGGGTCAGGTTCGATGGCAACCGGCGGCGCCTCGCTGCGGGGCGCGAATGCGCTAAAGGCCGATTCGATCAGCGCGCGCGCTCGCTGCTGCTCGATACCGCCGACCAGGGCAACACTGACGTTTTCTGGCTGATAGTGCGCGCGGTGAAAGCGGCGCATGTCCTCGGGCGAGTGGGCTTGCAGCCGTTCGGCAGTGCCCAAAATCGGTCGGCCGTAGGGATGATGGGGGTAGAGGCTCTCGCACAGGGCCTGGAAGCCCCACCAGTCCGGATCGTCGTGGCAGCCATTGAGCTCCTCGAGCACGACATCCCGCTCGCAGTCGAATTCGCCTTCGGGAATGCGAGCGTGCAGCAGCAGCTCGGCAAGCTCGGGCAGGGTGCGCTCGATGTCGGTGGCTGCTGCGGTAATAAAGAAATGGGCGTAATCGTGGCTGGTGGCGGCATTGGCCGTCCCGCCCCGCTGCTCGATGGCGCGGTCGAAGGCCCCCGGCGCAATCCGCTCGGTGCCTTTAAAGATCATGTGCTCGAGGAAGTGCGCCATCCCCAACCATTGGGCAGGCTCGCGCCGGCTGCCCGCTTGCACCCAAACATCGGCAACCACCACCGGCGTTGCCGGTACGGGTTGGTGAATGGCGGTCAGCCCGCTCGGCCACTGCATGACGTTGGCGGGGCAGGCCGAATGGGCTTGCGCCTCGACTGGCAATGACGTTGCGCGCACCATGGACTCCCTCGGTTGCCCGATTTCCGCTTAGACTAGCATGCCGGTTGCCGATTTCGGCAGCACCGGCCGGTGGGTGCGCTCTTGTGGAGATCGAACGATAAGAATCTGCCGCGGCGCCGTTTTGCCTCAGTTCCTGACCTCATCACTTAGGTGGGTACCGGCAGTCCCCGCTTGAAGTTTCCGGCTGCATGCGGCGCATGTCCGGCCTACTGCCGCAGGTGAGCTGGTTCCCTCGTTGGATCAGGCGTAGATCAAGAACACTTTTGGCAGTCACCAACGCCGCAGCAGATTGCTACTTATCTATTATTCAGCTCAGCCGCGAGGCTGGCAAGATGCCAGACCGCCGTTACGGATACCAAAGGGCAGCGACGCGATCACCGAGGGCCTGCGCCTCACCCAGCTCGCCAGACTCCAGCGGCACCGTGACGTGGCCGAGCTTGCGACCGGGGCGCGATTGCTGCTTGCCGTACCAATGGACGCGCGCCTGGGGAACGGCGGCGAGTTGCGCCCGCTTTTCGCTGTAGGCATCTTGGGCGTACTCGTAGCCCAACAAATTGATCATGACAGCGCCGGGCCAGCGCAGCTGCGGCTGCCCCAGCGGCCAGTCGGCAATGGCGCGCAGCTGCAGCTCGAACTGGGAGCGATCACAGGCATCCAGGCTGTAGTGGCCGGAGTTGTGCGTGCGCGGCGCCACTTCATTGACCAGCAGCTCCCCGCTCGGTCGCAAAAAGAACTCGATGCCGAAGGTGCCAACAATTTGCAGCTGCCAGAGCAACGTCCGCGCCATGGCCTCGGCCTGCTCTCGGATGCCTTCAGAAACGGGGGCCGGCACGATGGCGCAGTGGCACACCTGGTCTTGCTGCTGCGTCTCCACCAGCGGAAAAACGGCGATTTCGCCGCTGAGGTTGCGGGCTGCCATGATGGCCAGCTCGCGCTCGTAGGGGACGTACTCCTCCAGTAGCATGGCGGGATGCCCCTGTTGGGCCCAGCTGGCCTCCAGAGCAGACCGGTCGGCAACGATGGTGGTGCCGTAACCGTCATAACCGTGGCGCCGAGCTTTCAAAACGGCCGGAAATCCCCAATCCGGCTCGCAATCGCCGCCCGCTGTCAGCGCCGCGAAGCGCGGCGTGGGCAACCCCAGCGCCTGCAGGCAGCAGCGCTGCCGGTATTTATCGAGCAGCGGCTCCAAACTCGCCAGGCTGGGCCGAAAGCAAGTGCCCTGCTGGGCCAGCGGCTGCAGCAGCGCCAGGTCGATAGACTCGTTCTCGAAGGTCAGCACGTCGCAGCGCTCGGCCAACCGGGCTGTCGCGGCTGCGTCGCTCAGCGGCACCAGGATGGCATCGCTGGCAGTTGCAACGGCCGGATCCGCCTCGCTGGCGGTCTGCACGATCGCTTCCAGCCCCAGTGGCTCGGCGGCGGCTGCCAGCATGCGGGCCAACTGCCCGCCGCCCAAGATGCCTACGCGCGCTACAGCCATGACCAGAATCCAGTACGCCGCTTGGGGCTTGTCTGTGGGAGATGCCGACGCTCGAGCATAGCAAAATTGCCGCCGGTCGGGACTGGCACGCTCGGCCAGCGGCGGGTACCTACAATTGGAGGCGCCCGGCGAAACAGGCGCGATGCCTTCCCCTCCCGCTCCGGAAGCCCCCCAGCGGCTCCATGTTGACGCAGGCGGCGATCG
This genomic window contains:
- a CDS encoding peptidase M16 — encoded protein: MVRATSLPVEAQAHSACPANVMQWPSGLTAIHQPVPATPVVVADVWVQAGSRREPAQWLGMAHFLEHMIFKGTERIAPGAFDRAIEQRGGTANAATSHDYAHFFITAAATDIERTLPELAELLLHARIPEGEFDCERDVVLEELNGCHDDPDWWGFQALCESLYPHHPYGRPILGTAERLQAHSPEDMRRFHRAHYQPENVSVALVGGIEQQRARALIESAFSAFAPRSEAPPVAIEPDPPLATIRRQQIRSSRIEQARLLMGWRGPGTDCLDDAVGLDVLSALLGEGRSSRLVQELREQKQLVQDIGCEFSLQRDSSLIAICTLLPLEHAEAVEAIVRDHLRQLQQVPVAAGELARAQRLLCNDYAFSTETPGQLAGLYGYYSTVARLEQATSYPHRLRQIGPQDLQRLAAQYLSPDRYAVTLVKPDPDA
- a CDS encoding 5-(carboxyamino)imidazole ribonucleotide synthase, which produces MAVARVGILGGGQLARMLAAAAEPLGLEAIVQTASEADPAVATASDAILVPLSDAAATARLAERCDVLTFENESIDLALLQPLAQQGTCFRPSLASLEPLLDKYRQRCCLQALGLPTPRFAALTAGGDCEPDWGFPAVLKARRHGYDGYGTTIVADRSALEASWAQQGHPAMLLEEYVPYERELAIMAARNLSGEIAVFPLVETQQQDQVCHCAIVPAPVSEGIREQAEAMARTLLWQLQIVGTFGIEFFLRPSGELLVNEVAPRTHNSGHYSLDACDRSQFELQLRAIADWPLGQPQLRWPGAVMINLLGYEYAQDAYSEKRAQLAAVPQARVHWYGKQQSRPGRKLGHVTVPLESGELGEAQALGDRVAALWYP